One stretch of Microcebus murinus isolate Inina chromosome 12, M.murinus_Inina_mat1.0, whole genome shotgun sequence DNA includes these proteins:
- the OR1Q1 gene encoding olfactory receptor 1Q1: MDNTSWTSVSHFVLLGISTHSEEQIPLFLLFLLMYTVSISGNFAIIALIISVPHLHTPMYIFLSNLALADICFTSTTVPKMLQNIFSPTKTISYIGCLAQTYFFICFAAMENFLLAAMAYDRYIAICHPFRYPVILTRVLCAQMVAMCHALSHLHALLHTLLMGRLIFCADNRIPHFFCDLYPLMKISCTSTHLNTLMIHTEGVVVINGALVLIIASYACIISAVLQIPSAKGKWRAFSTCGSHITVVAMFYGTLTWVYFRPLSSYSVTKGRIVTVMYTVVTPMVNPFIYSLRNGDVKGAFRKWTNRIWTSFFR; the protein is encoded by the coding sequence ATGGACAATACCAGCTGGACCAGTGTGTCCCATTTCGTTCTCTTGGGCATTTCTACCCACTCAGAAGAGCAGATCccactcttccttctttttctactcATGTATACAGTCAGCATTTCTGGCAACTTTGCCATCATCGCACTGATTATCTCTGTTCCCCAcctccacacccccatgtacATCTTCCTCAGTAACTTGGCCTTAGCGGACATCTGCTTCACCTCCACCACTGTGCCCAAGATGCTTCAGAATATCTTCTCCCCTACAAAGACCATCTCCTACATTGGCTGCTTAGCCCAgacttatttcttcatttgctttgCAGCCATGGAAAACTTCCTCCTGGCTGCGATGGCCTACGACAGGTACATCGCCATCTGCCACCCTTTCCGCTACCCTGTGATCCTGACCAGAGTACTGTGTGCGCAGATGGTGGCCATGTGCCATGCCCTCTCCCACCTTCATGCCCTGCTGCACACCTTGCTCATGGGCCGGCTGATCTTCTGTGCAGATAACAGGATCCCTCACTTCTTCTGTGACCTCTACCCTCTGATGAAGATCTCCTGCACCAGCACCCACCTCAACACCCTGATGATTCACACGGAAGGCGTTGTTGTCATCAATGGAGCTCTGGTCCTCATTATTGCCTCCTATGCCTGCATCATCTCCGCGGTCCTCCAAATCCCCTCAGCCAAGGGCAAGTGGAGAGCCTTTTCCACCTGTGGCTCCCACATCACTGTGGTGGCCATGTTCTATGGCACCCTCACATGGGTCTACTTCCGGCCCCTTTCCAGCTATTCAGTGACCAAGGGTCGCATTGTGACAGTCATGTACACAGTGGTGACGCCCATGGTGAACCCCTtcatctacagcctgaggaaTGGGGATGTCAAGGGAGCCTTCAGGAAATGGACGAACAGAATATGGACTTCTTTCTTTAGATAA